In Crinalium epipsammum PCC 9333, the genomic window AATTAGCCCGCATCAAAGAAATTGTCCAACCACACGAAACATTGTTAGTGGTGGATGCGATGACGGGTCAAGAGGCGGCAAATCTTACCCGCACATTCCACGAACAAATAGGCATTACGGGAGCTATCCTAACCAAGTTGGATGGGGATACTCGCGGTGGTGCGGCGCTTTCAGTGAGACGGATTTCTGGTCAGCCGATTAAATTTGTAGGCGTGGGTGAAAAGGTAGAGGCGTTACAGCCTTTTTATCCTGACCGGATGGCATCTAGAATCCTGGGAATGGGAGATGTTCTCACTTTAGTAGAGAAAGCCCAAGAGGAAATAGATCTTGTAGACGCAGCAAAAATGCAAGAGAAAATGATGTCTGCGAAGTTTGACTTCACAGATTTTCTCAAGCAGATGCGGTTGCTGAAGAATATGGGATCACTGGGGGGAATGCTCAAGATGATTCCAGGGATGGGCAAACTATCTAATGAGCAGTTGAGCCAGGGAGAAACTCAGCTAAAGCGTGCTGAGTCGATGATTAACTCAATGACGAAAGAAGAACGCGGTAATCCTGATTTATTATCGAGTTCTCCCAGCCGTCGGCGTAGGGTTGCTCGTGGTTGCGGTTATGGAGAATCTGATGTCAGTAAGCTGGTGAGTGATTTTACTAAGATGCGATCGCTCATGCAGCAAATGAGCCAAGGCGCTATGCCATCAATGCCTGGAATGCCTGGATTATTCGGTGGCATGGGAGGTGGTAACCGCATGGCGCAACCAGGTTGGCGCGGTCAGCAAGGTGGCGCGGGTAAGCAAAAGAAGAAAAAGGACAAAAAAAAGAAAGGCTTTGGGACTTTGTAGAATGT contains:
- the ffh gene encoding signal recognition particle protein, with protein sequence MFDALAESLEDAWKKLRGQDKIRESNIQEALREVRRALLGADVNLQVVKDFVAEVETKALGADVIAGVRPDQQFIKIVYDQLVEVMGETNVPLAKAETSPTVVLMAGLQGTGKTTATAKLALHLQKLERRALLVATDVYRPAAIDQLVTLGQQINVPVFAMGTDADPVEIARQGVEKAKEMGVDTVIIDTAGRLQIDENMMGELARIKEIVQPHETLLVVDAMTGQEAANLTRTFHEQIGITGAILTKLDGDTRGGAALSVRRISGQPIKFVGVGEKVEALQPFYPDRMASRILGMGDVLTLVEKAQEEIDLVDAAKMQEKMMSAKFDFTDFLKQMRLLKNMGSLGGMLKMIPGMGKLSNEQLSQGETQLKRAESMINSMTKEERGNPDLLSSSPSRRRRVARGCGYGESDVSKLVSDFTKMRSLMQQMSQGAMPSMPGMPGLFGGMGGGNRMAQPGWRGQQGGAGKQKKKKDKKKKGFGTL